The following is a genomic window from Bufo gargarizans isolate SCDJY-AF-19 chromosome 10, ASM1485885v1, whole genome shotgun sequence.
CATGTGTCCTTGTGTgtataacatacagtatatatatatattatacaggaagtgacatcaccgctctccagatatggGTTATATTATACactacaggaggtgacatcaccgctctccagatatgtgttatattatacaggaggtgacatcaccgccctccagatataagctatattatacaggaggtgacatcactgctctcaagATACAAGGTATATtatacaggaagtgacatcacagCTTTCCAGGTATGAGTGTGTTCTCTCCACCTGCTAGGTGCACTCAGTATACCTGGGGCCAGCGCTCGATGTACGGCACAATCATCCTCAGTCTGGCCTCCAGGGCGTCTCTCAGGAACTGAGCTGTTGGTTTCCTTCTGCCACAAAATATAATAATGAATATAATGTGAATTATCATGTGACTTGTAATGTAAAGGGCTCAGGATATAATGTACGTCACGTGTCCATTCTACCCTGCACATTATACATCACGTGCCCATTCTACCGTGCACATTATACGTCACGTGTCCATTCTACCCTGCACATTATACGTCACGTGTCCATTCTACCCTGCGGATTATACGTCACGTGTCCATTCTACCCTGCACATTATACGTCACGTGTCCATTCTACCCTGCACATTATACGTCACGTGTTCATTCTACCCTGCACATTATACGTCACGTGTTCATTCTACCCTGCACATTATACGTCACGTGTCCCTTCTACCCTGCAAATTATACGTCACGTGTCCATTCTACCCTGCACATTATACGTCACGTGCCCATTCTACCCTGCGGATTATACGTCACGTGCCCATTCTACCCTGCGGATTATACGTCACGTGTCCATTCTACCCTGCACATTATACGTCACGTGTCCATCCTACCCTGCACATTATACGTCACGTGTCCATTCTACCCTGCACATTATACGTCACGTGTCCATTCTACCCTGCACATTATACGTCACGTGTCCATTCTACCCTGCACATTATACGTCACGTGTCCATTCTACCCTGCACATTATACGTCACGTGTCCATTCTACCCTGCACATTATACGTCACGTGTCCATTCTACCCTGCGGATTATACGTCACGTGTCCATTCTACCCTGCACATTATACGTCACGTGTCCATTCTACCCTACACATTATACGTCACGTGTCCATTCTACCCTACACATTATACGTCACGTGTTCATTCTACCCTGCACATTATACATCACGTGTCCTTTCTACCCTGCACATTATACGTCACGTGTCCATTCTACCCTGCACATTATACGTCACGTGTCCATTCTACCCTGCACATTATACGTCACGTGTCCATTCTACCCTGCGGATTATACGTCACGTGTCCATTCTACCCTGCGGATTATACGTCACGTGCCCATTCTACCGTGCACATTATACGTCACGTGTCCATTCTACCGTGCGGATTATACGTCACGTGTCCATTCTACCGTGCGGATTATACGTCACGTGTCCATTCTACCGTGCGGATTATACGTCACGTGTCCATTCTACCCTGCACATTAGACGTCACGTGTCCATTCTACCCTGCACATTAGACGTCACGTGTCCATTCTACCGTGCGGATTATACGTCACGTGCCCATTCTACCCTGCACATTATACGTCACGTGCCCATTCTACCCTGCGGATTATACGTCACGTGTCCATTCTACCCTGCACATTATACGTCACGTGCCCATTCTACCCTGCACATTATACATCACGTGCCCATTCTACCCTGCGGATTATACGTCACGTGTCCATTCTACCCTGCACATTATACGTCACGTGTCCATTCTACCCTGCACATTATACGTCACGTGTCCATTCTACCCTGCGGATTATACGTCACGTGCCCATTCTACCCTGCACATTATACGTCACGTGCCCATTCTACCCTGCACATTATACGTCACGTGTCCATTCTACCCTGCGGATTATACGTCACGTGTCCATTCTACCCTGCACATTATACGTCACGTGTCCATTCTACCCTGCGGATTATACGTCACGTGCCCATTCTACCCTGCACATTATACGTCACGTGCCCATTCTACCCTGCACATTATACGTCACGTGTCCATTCTACCCTGCGGATTATACGTCACGTGTCCATTCTACCCTGCACATTATACGTCACGTGTCCATTCTACCGTGCGGATTATACTCACGTGTCCATTCTACCCTGCACATTATACGTCACATGTCCATTCTACCCTGCACATTATACGTCACGTGTCCATTCTACCCTGCGGATTATACGTCACGTGCCCATTCTACCCTGCACATTATACGTCACGTGCCCATTCTACCCTGCACATTATACGTCACGTGTCCATTCTACCCTGCGGATTATACGTCACGTGTCCATTCTACCCTGCACATTATACGTCACGTGTCCATTCTACCGTGCGGATTATACTCACGTGTCCATTCTACCCTGCACATTATACGTCACATGTCCATTCTACCCTGCACATTATACGTCACGTGCCCATTCTACCCTGCACATTATACGTCACGTGCCCATTCTACCCTGCACATTATACGTCACGTGTCCATTCTACCCTGCGGATTATACGTCACGTGTCCATTCTACCCTGCACATTATACGTCACGTGTCCATTCTACCGTGCGGATTATACTCACGTGTCCATTCTACCCTGCACATTATACGTCACATGTCCATTCTACCCTGCACATTATACGTCACGTGTCCATTCTACCCTGCACATTATACGTCACGTGTTCATTCTACCCTGCACATTATACGTCACGTGTCCATTCTACCCTGCGGATTATACGTCACGTGTCCATCCTATCCAGCAGGGGGCCCCGTACTCACTCGGCACTGCCCACTTGCACCAGTTTGTGCTCCTGCTCCAGCAGTTCCGCCAGGTTCCTATTACACAGAGACACAAAGTGCAGGACGAGCTCGCTGCCGCCGTTCTCGAAcattcctgctgctgctgaggacAGGTCCAGGGACTGTGAAGAGAGGGGAGAGGTCACACGACTCCGACCCCAGACGTGGGACTGACCTCACTGAGCCAGGACTTACCTTTGCCCCCTCAGCGATGGCTTCAGCGCTCCAGCCGTACTCGGGCACATAGGTCAGTGCAGCGGAGAGGATGCGCTGCTGGAGCTGCTCCTCGCTCTCATAACCCTCCGACTCGTCTCCACCCTGGTCCGTGTACCTGCAGCCACAGCTGGGATCAGACTGGGGCCTCAGGGGCCACAGCTGATCCTGACAATGAGAGCCCTCACCTTACCTGGGGGGTGCAGTGCCCAGCTCCTCTGCTGTGTCCAATGGGGGGGCATCTGGAAAAGGTGGCGAGGGCTTCTGATCTCCAGATCTCACAGCGGAGGTCACCCACAAGGTCCGAGTGGAGCACCAGGCTGGCCGTGTCAGAGCTGGAAAGAGAAGAGGCAGAAATGTGGGTGACCAGGTTCAGGGGTCACACCATACACTACACGGGGCAGGCGGGGAGAACGTGGGGGTCCGCACTGAAGCCCATTCGTCTCTGTGCCCACACCGTGCCAAAACAACCAGGATTCTGAGGTGATAGGGGATGTTCTGGAGGGTTGGAGAGCAGGGTGGCTGGAGACTTGGGGGCATATACTGGAGGTGGCTGGAGACTTGGGGGCATATACTGGGAGTGACTGGAGACTTGGGGGCATATACTGGGGTGGCTGGAGACTTGGGGGCATATACTGGGGGTGGCTGGAGACTTGGGGGCATATACTGGGGGTGGCTGGAGACTTGGGGCATATACTGGGGTGGCTGGAGACGTGGGGGCATATACTGGGGGTGGCTGGAGACGTGGGGGCATATACTGGGGGTGGCTGGAGACTTGGGGGCATATACTGGGGGTGactggacacttgaggacatatactgggagGTGGCTGGAGACTTGGGAGCATATACTGGGGGTGGCTGGAGACTTGGGAGCATATACTGGGGGTGGCTGGAGACTTGGGAGCATATACTGGGGGTGGCTGGAGACTTGGGGCATATACTGGGGGTGGCTGGAGACGTGGGGGCATATACTGGGGGTGGCTGGAGACTTGGGGGCATATACTGGGGGTGactggacacttgaggacatatactgggagGTGGCTGGAGACTTGGGAGCATATACTGGGGGTGGCTGGAGACTTGGGAGCATATACTGGGGGTGGCCGGAGACTTGGGGGCATATACTGGGGGTGGCCGGAGACGTGGGGGCATATACTGGGGGTGGCTGGAGACGTGGGGGCATATACTGGGGGTGGCTGGAGACGTGGGGACATATACTGGGAGTGATtggacacttgaggacatatactgggggtgactggacacttgaggacatatactAGGAGGTGGctggacacttgaggacatatactgggaggtgactggacacttgaggacatatactgggaggtgactggacacttgaggacatatactAGGAGGCGactggacacttgaggacatatactgggaggcgactggacacttgaggacatatactgggaggcgactggacacttgaggacatatactgggaggcgactggacacttgaggacatatactgggaggcgactggacacttgaggacatatactgggaggcgactggacacttgaggacatatactgggaggcgactggacacttgaggacatatactgggaggcgactggacacttgaggacatatactgggaggcgactggacacttgaggacatatactgggaggcgactggacacttgaggacatatactgggaggcgactggacacttgaggacatatacCGGGAGGCGactggacacttgaggacatatacCGGGAGGCGactggacacttgaggacatatacCGGGAGGCGACTGGACCTTGAGGACATATACCGGGAGGTGACTGGACACTTGAGGACTATATACCTGGGAGGTGACTGGACACTTGAGGATATATACTGGGAGGTGactggacacttgaggacatatactggaaggtgactggacacttgaggacatatactggaaggtgactggacacttgaggacatatactggaaggtgactggacacttgaggacatatactggaaggtg
Proteins encoded in this region:
- the LOC122920977 gene encoding ubiquinone biosynthesis protein COQ9-B, mitochondrial-like isoform X1; translation: MAAAAVRSLSFAGGRRLLLLCGRRRRAALTRPAWCSTRTLWVTSAVRSGDQKPSPPFPDAPPLDTAEELGTAPPRYTDQGGDESEGYESEEQLQQRILSAALTYVPEYGWSAEAIAEGAKSLDLSSAAAGMFENGGSELVLHFVSLCNRNLAELLEQEHKLVQVGSAERKPTAQFLRDALEARLRMIVPYIERWPQALGILLLPPNLPSSLALLMAMVDDIWHYASDQSTDVSWYTRRAVLAGIYNTTELVMMQDKSPDFEDTWNFLDNRISEAMTMGDSVKQVTATGEAVIQGLMGAAVTLKNLTGLNQRR
- the LOC122920977 gene encoding ubiquinone biosynthesis protein COQ9-B, mitochondrial-like isoform X2 codes for the protein MAAAAVRSLSFAGGRRLLLLCGRRRRAALTRPAWCSTRTLWVTSAVRSGDQKPSPPFPDAPPLDTAEELGTAPPRYTDQGGDESEGYESEEQLQQRILSAALTYVPEYGWSAEAIAEGAKSLDLSSAAAGMFENGGSELVLHFVSLCNRNLAELLEQEHKLVQVGSAEKPTAQFLRDALEARLRMIVPYIERWPQALGILLLPPNLPSSLALLMAMVDDIWHYASDQSTDVSWYTRRAVLAGIYNTTELVMMQDKSPDFEDTWNFLDNRISEAMTMGDSVKQVTATGEAVIQGLMGAAVTLKNLTGLNQRR